In one Zalophus californianus isolate mZalCal1 chromosome 10, mZalCal1.pri.v2, whole genome shotgun sequence genomic region, the following are encoded:
- the CORO1A gene encoding coronin-1A isoform X1, with protein MLLLSGCPALCRRMSRQVVRSSKFRHVFGQPAKADQCYEDVRVSQTTWDSGFCAVNPKFVALICEASGGGAFLVLPLGKTGRVDKNVPTVCGHTAPVLDIAWCPHNDHVIASGSEDCTVMVWEIPDGGLMLPLREPVVTLEGHTKRVGIVVWHPTAQNVLLSAGCDNVILVWDVGTGAAVLTLGSDVHPDTIYSVDWSRDGALICTSCRDKRVRIIEPRKGTIVAEKDRPHEGTRPVRAVFVSDGKILTTGFSRMSERQVALWDTKHLEEPLSLQELDTSSGVLLPFFDPDTNIVYLCGKGDSSIRYFEITSEAPFLHYLSMFSSKESQRGMGYMPKRGLEVNKCEIARFYKLHERRCEPIAMTVPRKSDLFQEDLYPPTAGPDAALTAEEWLGGRDAGPLLISLKDGYVPPKSRELRVNRGLDTGRRKTAQEASGTPSSDAVSRLEEEMRKLQATVQELQQRLERLEETVQAK; from the exons ATGCTGCTTCTCTCTGGATGCCCAGCCCTGTGCAGAAG GATGAGCCGGCAGGTGGTCCGCTCCAGCAAGTTCCGCCACGTGTTTGGACAGCCAGCCAAGGCTGACCAGTGCTATGAGGACGTGCGCGTCTCACAGACCACCTGGGACAGTGGCTTCTGTGCTGTCAACCCCAAGTTCGTGGCCCTGATCTGCGaggccagtgggggaggggccttccTGGTGCTTCCCCTGGGCAAG ACTGGACGTGTGGACAAGAACGTGCCCACGGTCTGTGGCCACACAGCCCCCGTGCTGGACATCGCCTGGTGCCCGCACAATGATCACGTCATTGCCAGTGGCTCTGAGGACTGCACAGTCATG GTGTGGGAGATCCCTGACGGGGGCCTGATGCTGCCCCTGCGGGAGCCCGTCGTCACCCTGGAGGGCCACACCAAGCGCGTGGGCATTGTGGTGTGGCACCCCACAGCCCAGAACGTGCTGCTCAGTGCAg GTTGTGACAACGTGATCCTGGTGTGGGACGTGGGCACTGGGGCAGCCGTGTTGACGCTCGGCTCTGACGTGCACCCGGACACAATCTACAGCGTGGACTGGAGCCGAGACGGCGCCCTCATCTGCACCTCCTGCCGTGACAAGCGCGTGCGCATCATTGAGCCCCGCAAAGGCACCATCGTTGCT GAGAAGGACCGTCCCCATGAGGGGACCCGGCCTGTGCGTGCAGTCTTTGTATCTGATGGAAAGATCCTGACCACAGGCTTCAGCCGCATGAGTGAGCGGCAGGTGGCGCTGTGGGACACG AAGCACTTGGAGGAGCCACTGTCCCTCCAGGAACTGGACACCAGCAGCGGCGTCCTGCTGCCCTTCTTCGACCCCGACACCAACATAGTCTACCTCTGTGGCAAG GGTGACAGCTCTATCCGGTACTTCGAGATCACTTCCGAGGCCCCCTTCCTGCACTATCTCTCCATGTTCAGTTCCAAGGAGTCCCAGCGGGGCATGGGCTACATGCCCAAACGTGGCCTGGAGGTGAACAAGTGTGAGATTGCCAG ATTCTACAAGCTGCACGAGCGGAGGTGTGAGCCCATTGCCATGACAGTGCCTAGAAAG TCGGACCTGTTCCAGGAGGACCTTTACCCACCCACTGCAGGGCCCGATGCCGCCCTCACGGCCGAGGAGTGGCTGGGGGGCCGGGATGCTGGGCCCCTCCTCATCTCCCTCAAGGACGGCTACGTGCCTCCAAAGAGCCGCGAGCTGAGAGTTAACCGGGGCCTGGACACCGGGCGCAGGAAGACAGCACAGGAGGCCAGTGGGACCCCCAGCTCG
- the CORO1A gene encoding coronin-1A isoform X2, giving the protein MSRQVVRSSKFRHVFGQPAKADQCYEDVRVSQTTWDSGFCAVNPKFVALICEASGGGAFLVLPLGKTGRVDKNVPTVCGHTAPVLDIAWCPHNDHVIASGSEDCTVMVWEIPDGGLMLPLREPVVTLEGHTKRVGIVVWHPTAQNVLLSAGCDNVILVWDVGTGAAVLTLGSDVHPDTIYSVDWSRDGALICTSCRDKRVRIIEPRKGTIVAEKDRPHEGTRPVRAVFVSDGKILTTGFSRMSERQVALWDTKHLEEPLSLQELDTSSGVLLPFFDPDTNIVYLCGKGDSSIRYFEITSEAPFLHYLSMFSSKESQRGMGYMPKRGLEVNKCEIARFYKLHERRCEPIAMTVPRKSDLFQEDLYPPTAGPDAALTAEEWLGGRDAGPLLISLKDGYVPPKSRELRVNRGLDTGRRKTAQEASGTPSSDAVSRLEEEMRKLQATVQELQQRLERLEETVQAK; this is encoded by the exons ATGAGCCGGCAGGTGGTCCGCTCCAGCAAGTTCCGCCACGTGTTTGGACAGCCAGCCAAGGCTGACCAGTGCTATGAGGACGTGCGCGTCTCACAGACCACCTGGGACAGTGGCTTCTGTGCTGTCAACCCCAAGTTCGTGGCCCTGATCTGCGaggccagtgggggaggggccttccTGGTGCTTCCCCTGGGCAAG ACTGGACGTGTGGACAAGAACGTGCCCACGGTCTGTGGCCACACAGCCCCCGTGCTGGACATCGCCTGGTGCCCGCACAATGATCACGTCATTGCCAGTGGCTCTGAGGACTGCACAGTCATG GTGTGGGAGATCCCTGACGGGGGCCTGATGCTGCCCCTGCGGGAGCCCGTCGTCACCCTGGAGGGCCACACCAAGCGCGTGGGCATTGTGGTGTGGCACCCCACAGCCCAGAACGTGCTGCTCAGTGCAg GTTGTGACAACGTGATCCTGGTGTGGGACGTGGGCACTGGGGCAGCCGTGTTGACGCTCGGCTCTGACGTGCACCCGGACACAATCTACAGCGTGGACTGGAGCCGAGACGGCGCCCTCATCTGCACCTCCTGCCGTGACAAGCGCGTGCGCATCATTGAGCCCCGCAAAGGCACCATCGTTGCT GAGAAGGACCGTCCCCATGAGGGGACCCGGCCTGTGCGTGCAGTCTTTGTATCTGATGGAAAGATCCTGACCACAGGCTTCAGCCGCATGAGTGAGCGGCAGGTGGCGCTGTGGGACACG AAGCACTTGGAGGAGCCACTGTCCCTCCAGGAACTGGACACCAGCAGCGGCGTCCTGCTGCCCTTCTTCGACCCCGACACCAACATAGTCTACCTCTGTGGCAAG GGTGACAGCTCTATCCGGTACTTCGAGATCACTTCCGAGGCCCCCTTCCTGCACTATCTCTCCATGTTCAGTTCCAAGGAGTCCCAGCGGGGCATGGGCTACATGCCCAAACGTGGCCTGGAGGTGAACAAGTGTGAGATTGCCAG ATTCTACAAGCTGCACGAGCGGAGGTGTGAGCCCATTGCCATGACAGTGCCTAGAAAG TCGGACCTGTTCCAGGAGGACCTTTACCCACCCACTGCAGGGCCCGATGCCGCCCTCACGGCCGAGGAGTGGCTGGGGGGCCGGGATGCTGGGCCCCTCCTCATCTCCCTCAAGGACGGCTACGTGCCTCCAAAGAGCCGCGAGCTGAGAGTTAACCGGGGCCTGGACACCGGGCGCAGGAAGACAGCACAGGAGGCCAGTGGGACCCCCAGCTCG